The Burkholderia cepacia genome includes a region encoding these proteins:
- a CDS encoding YSC84-related protein, protein MQKRNLALKAAAALIVGSLALTGCTTTPDKPDNAATNASKRQAIDSSVDATLSRMYSTVKGSRELVAKSRGVLVFPDVIQAGFIVGGQSGNGALRVGGSTVGYYNTSSLSVGLQAGAQSKAIVFLFMTQEALDEFRGSDGWAAGAGASVALVKMGANGAVDTTTATAPVQVIVLTNAGLMGDVSINGTKVSKLKL, encoded by the coding sequence ATGCAAAAACGGAATCTTGCGCTGAAAGCCGCCGCTGCGCTCATCGTCGGTAGCCTCGCGCTCACCGGTTGCACCACCACCCCGGACAAGCCGGACAACGCCGCGACCAACGCGTCGAAGCGCCAGGCAATCGACTCGAGCGTCGACGCCACGCTGTCGCGCATGTACTCCACGGTCAAGGGTTCGCGGGAACTCGTCGCGAAGTCGCGCGGCGTGCTCGTCTTCCCGGACGTGATCCAGGCCGGCTTCATCGTCGGCGGCCAGTCCGGCAACGGCGCACTGCGCGTCGGCGGCAGCACGGTCGGCTACTACAACACGTCGTCGCTGTCGGTCGGCCTGCAGGCCGGTGCGCAGTCGAAGGCGATCGTGTTCCTGTTCATGACGCAGGAAGCGCTCGACGAATTCCGCGGCTCGGACGGCTGGGCCGCCGGCGCCGGCGCATCGGTCGCGCTCGTGAAGATGGGCGCGAACGGCGCGGTCGACACGACCACGGCTACCGCGCCGGTCCAGGTCATCGTGCTGACGAACGCGGGCCTGATGGGCGACGTGTCGATCAACGGCACGAAGGTCTCGAAGCTGAAGCTCTGA
- the rpsF gene encoding 30S ribosomal protein S6: MRHYEIVFIVHPDQSEQVPAMIERYKTTITSHGGQIHRVEDWGRRQLAYMIEKLAKAHYVCMNIECDQTTLDELEHAFKFNDAVLRHLIVKMKKAETGPSPMMKEVQREEAKKAAAAQPTEAQA, translated from the coding sequence ATGCGTCATTACGAAATCGTATTCATCGTGCACCCCGATCAGAGCGAGCAAGTGCCCGCGATGATCGAGCGTTACAAGACCACGATCACGTCGCACGGCGGTCAGATCCACCGCGTCGAAGACTGGGGCCGTCGCCAACTGGCCTACATGATCGAGAAACTCGCGAAGGCTCACTACGTCTGCATGAACATCGAGTGCGACCAGACGACGCTCGACGAACTCGAACACGCGTTCAAGTTCAACGACGCCGTGCTGCGCCACCTCATCGTCAAGATGAAGAAGGCCGAAACCGGCCCGTCGCCGATGATGAAGGAAGTTCAGCGCGAAGAAGCCAAGAAGGCGGCTGCAGC
- the hyi gene encoding hydroxypyruvate isomerase, which translates to MPKFAANLTMLFNEVPFLDRFKAAADAGFDAVEFLFPYPYAKEELAERLEKHRLRLVLHNLPAGNWDQGERGIACLPDRVGEFQEGVGRAIEYAKALKVPQLNCLVGIPSASTARDKTFVTIVDNLRFAADALKREGIRLLVEPCNSFDIPGFALNRSSEGLDVIRAVGSDNLFLQYDIYHMQRMEGELAATIERNLASIGHVQLADNPGRNEPGTGEINYAFLFALLDRLGYAGYVGCEYKPRTTTTEGLGWLQSVAGCAPGSARRAA; encoded by the coding sequence ATGCCGAAGTTTGCTGCAAACCTGACCATGCTGTTCAACGAAGTGCCGTTCCTCGACCGCTTCAAGGCGGCCGCCGACGCGGGCTTCGACGCCGTCGAGTTCCTGTTCCCGTACCCGTACGCGAAAGAGGAACTCGCCGAGCGGCTCGAGAAGCATCGCCTGCGCCTCGTGCTGCACAACCTGCCCGCCGGCAACTGGGACCAGGGCGAGCGCGGCATCGCGTGCCTGCCCGATCGCGTCGGCGAGTTCCAGGAAGGGGTCGGCCGTGCGATCGAGTACGCGAAGGCGCTGAAGGTGCCGCAACTGAACTGCCTCGTCGGGATTCCGTCGGCGAGCACGGCGCGCGACAAGACGTTCGTCACGATCGTCGACAACCTGCGCTTTGCCGCGGACGCGCTGAAGCGCGAAGGCATCCGCCTGCTGGTCGAGCCGTGCAACAGCTTCGACATCCCGGGTTTCGCGCTGAACCGCTCGTCGGAAGGACTCGACGTGATCCGCGCGGTCGGCTCGGACAACCTGTTCCTGCAGTACGACATCTATCACATGCAGCGCATGGAGGGCGAACTGGCCGCGACGATCGAACGTAACCTCGCATCGATCGGCCACGTGCAGCTCGCGGACAACCCTGGCCGCAACGAGCCGGGGACGGGCGAGATCAACTACGCATTCCTGTTCGCGCTGCTCGACCGGCTCGGCTATGCCGGCTACGTCGGCTGCGAGTACAAGCCCCGCACCACCACGACGGAAGGCCTCGGCTGGCTGCAAAGCGTCGCCGGCTGCGCACCGGGCTCGGCGCGTCGCGCCGCCTGA
- a CDS encoding 2-hydroxy-3-oxopropionate reductase, which yields MATIGFIGLGIMGAHMARNLLKGDHQLVVNGAFPIPDDLRTSAKVVANSTEVARNADIIISMVPDTPDVRNVLFADDGVAKGLTAGKLVIDMSSISPLDTQAFAKEINALGCDYLDAPVSGGEVGAREATLTIMVGGPEAAFERAKPLFEKMGKNITLVGDNGAGQTCKVANQIIVALNIEAVGEALLFAARSGADPERVRQALMGGFAASRILEVHGARMTKRTFDPGFRIELHQKDLNLALDGARKLGLALPHTASAQQLFSVCASHGGKAWDHSALVRALEIMSNFEIAQPHAQAKVA from the coding sequence ATGGCAACCATCGGTTTCATCGGCCTCGGCATCATGGGCGCGCACATGGCGCGCAACCTGCTCAAGGGTGACCACCAGCTCGTCGTGAACGGCGCGTTCCCGATTCCCGACGACCTGCGCACGAGCGCGAAGGTCGTCGCGAACTCGACCGAAGTCGCACGGAACGCGGACATCATCATCTCGATGGTGCCGGATACGCCCGACGTGCGTAACGTGCTGTTCGCCGACGACGGCGTCGCGAAGGGCCTGACGGCCGGCAAGCTCGTGATCGACATGAGCTCGATCTCGCCGCTCGACACGCAGGCATTCGCGAAAGAGATCAACGCGCTCGGTTGCGACTACCTCGACGCGCCGGTGTCCGGCGGCGAAGTCGGCGCCCGCGAAGCGACGCTGACGATCATGGTCGGCGGCCCGGAGGCGGCATTCGAGCGCGCGAAGCCGCTGTTCGAGAAGATGGGCAAGAACATCACGCTCGTCGGCGACAACGGCGCGGGCCAGACCTGCAAGGTCGCGAACCAGATCATCGTCGCGCTGAACATCGAAGCCGTCGGCGAAGCGCTGCTGTTCGCCGCACGTTCGGGCGCGGATCCGGAGCGCGTGCGCCAGGCGCTGATGGGCGGCTTCGCCGCGTCGCGCATCCTCGAAGTGCACGGCGCGCGGATGACGAAGCGCACGTTCGATCCGGGCTTCCGCATCGAGCTGCACCAGAAGGACCTGAACCTCGCGCTCGACGGCGCACGCAAGCTCGGCCTCGCACTGCCGCACACGGCGAGCGCGCAGCAGCTGTTCAGCGTGTGTGCATCGCACGGCGGCAAGGCGTGGGATCACTCGGCACTCGTGCGCGCGCTCGAGATCATGTCGAACTTCGAGATCGCGCAGCCGCACGCGCAAGCCAAGGTCGCCTGA
- the lysM gene encoding peptidoglycan-binding protein LysM, with product MGLLSFIKEAGEKLLGHADAQAAEDPNAANQTAADAIKNYINTQGLDTSNLTVAFDGASRTVTLSGSVADLDTKAKVKVAAGNVQGVAGVNDDDLQPDDPEVQYHDVVSGDNLWKIAEKYYGDGTKNTAIFEANKPMLSSPDRIYPGQKLVIPPQS from the coding sequence ATGGGTCTTCTTTCGTTTATCAAAGAGGCGGGTGAAAAACTGCTGGGTCATGCCGATGCGCAAGCAGCGGAAGATCCGAATGCCGCAAACCAGACCGCGGCCGATGCCATCAAGAACTACATCAACACACAGGGTCTCGATACGTCGAACCTGACCGTGGCGTTCGACGGCGCATCGCGCACCGTGACGCTGTCGGGCAGCGTCGCCGACCTCGACACGAAGGCCAAGGTCAAGGTCGCGGCCGGCAACGTGCAGGGCGTCGCGGGCGTCAACGACGACGATCTGCAACCGGACGATCCGGAAGTGCAGTACCACGACGTCGTGTCCGGCGACAATCTGTGGAAGATCGCCGAGAAGTACTACGGCGACGGCACGAAGAACACCGCGATCTTCGAGGCGAACAAGCCGATGCTGTCGAGCCCGGACCGGATCTACCCGGGCCAGAAGCTCGTGATTCCGCCGCAGTCCTGA
- a CDS encoding glycosyltransferase family 4 protein, translating into MRIAQIAPLTESVPPKLYGGTERVVSYITEALVELGHDVTLFASGDSTTRAKLEPVWPRALRLDSSIRDRVAPHMLLMETVARRAKDFDVLHFHMDYYSFSVFNRQETPYVTTLHGRLDLPEQQPVFDTFNTAPVISISNSQRQPLPQAKWLTTVYHGLPDTLYMPQPVEPRYLAFLGRISPEKRVDTAIRIARQCGLPIRIAAKVDAADQEYFEREIKPLFALPHVEYIGEIADHQKAEFLSGAHALLFPIDWPEPFGLVMIEAMSCGTPVIAFNRGAVPEVVDEGVSGFIVEDEISAVAAVNRLHLLPRARVRQRFEARFTSRRMAQQYVDVYQSVIRAQKRSRFKVIDSTT; encoded by the coding sequence ATGAGAATTGCCCAGATCGCGCCGCTGACCGAATCGGTGCCGCCGAAGCTGTACGGCGGCACGGAGCGCGTCGTGTCCTACATCACCGAGGCGCTCGTCGAGCTCGGTCATGACGTGACGCTGTTCGCCAGCGGCGATTCGACGACGCGGGCGAAGCTCGAGCCGGTCTGGCCGCGCGCGCTGCGGCTCGACTCGTCGATCCGCGACCGCGTCGCGCCGCACATGCTGCTGATGGAGACGGTCGCGCGCCGCGCGAAGGACTTCGACGTGCTGCATTTCCACATGGACTACTACTCGTTCTCGGTCTTCAACCGGCAGGAAACGCCTTACGTGACGACGCTGCACGGCCGCCTCGACCTGCCCGAGCAGCAGCCGGTGTTCGACACGTTCAACACGGCGCCGGTGATCTCGATTTCGAACTCGCAGCGCCAGCCGCTGCCGCAGGCGAAATGGCTGACGACCGTCTACCACGGGCTGCCCGATACGCTGTACATGCCGCAGCCGGTCGAGCCGCGCTATCTCGCGTTCCTCGGCCGCATCTCGCCGGAGAAGCGCGTCGACACGGCGATCCGCATCGCCCGTCAGTGCGGGTTGCCGATCAGGATCGCCGCGAAGGTCGATGCGGCCGACCAGGAATACTTCGAGCGCGAGATCAAGCCGCTCTTCGCGTTGCCGCACGTCGAATACATCGGCGAGATCGCCGATCACCAGAAGGCGGAATTCCTGTCGGGCGCGCATGCACTGCTGTTTCCGATCGACTGGCCGGAGCCGTTCGGCCTGGTGATGATCGAGGCGATGTCGTGCGGCACGCCGGTGATCGCGTTCAATCGCGGCGCGGTGCCCGAAGTGGTGGACGAGGGCGTGTCGGGTTTCATCGTCGAGGATGAAATCAGCGCGGTGGCCGCGGTGAACCGGCTGCACCTGCTGCCGCGCGCGCGCGTGCGGCAGCGCTTCGAGGCACGCTTCACGTCGCGCCGCATGGCGCAGCAGTATGTCGACGTCTACCAGTCGGTGATCCGCGCGCAGAAACGCTCGCGCTTCAAGGTCATCGACTCGACGACCTGA
- a CDS encoding anti-sigma factor family protein, with the protein MDCNEVRALLDADVDRELSAPDALRVQRHVDACDACRRERDRIVALGQAVRQAEYHRAPDALRARILAGLPAADAEPRAAARGPGWLERLGLRGAPRGPAAVRPRPGAVALPGLGWGVALVVALAAAAGLTLSAHRAATERTVDELVSSHVRADLSARDIDVISTDRHTVKPWFNGRLDYAPPVEDLGASGFPLAGGRLDYVGRRRVAVLVYRYRQHVIDVYVRPAGEGPAAPYSTVSQGYALDRWNAAGMTWWAVTDAEPSALAAFKTALNARLAAPPRTE; encoded by the coding sequence ATGGACTGTAACGAAGTGCGAGCGTTGCTGGACGCGGACGTCGACCGCGAGCTGTCGGCGCCCGACGCGTTGCGGGTCCAGCGGCACGTCGACGCCTGCGACGCGTGCCGGCGCGAGCGCGACCGGATCGTCGCGCTCGGCCAGGCAGTCCGGCAGGCGGAATACCATCGCGCGCCGGATGCGCTGCGCGCGCGCATTCTCGCGGGGCTGCCGGCGGCGGACGCCGAACCCCGGGCGGCCGCGCGCGGGCCCGGCTGGCTGGAGCGGCTCGGCCTGCGGGGCGCGCCGCGCGGCCCGGCGGCGGTTCGGCCGCGTCCGGGCGCCGTCGCGCTGCCGGGCCTCGGCTGGGGTGTTGCGCTCGTGGTCGCGCTGGCCGCGGCGGCGGGGCTGACGCTGTCCGCGCACCGCGCGGCGACGGAGCGCACCGTCGACGAACTCGTGTCGAGCCACGTGCGTGCCGACCTGTCGGCGCGCGACATCGACGTGATCTCGACCGACCGGCACACGGTCAAGCCGTGGTTCAACGGCCGGCTCGACTATGCGCCGCCGGTCGAGGACCTGGGCGCGAGCGGCTTCCCGCTCGCCGGCGGCCGGCTCGACTATGTCGGGCGCCGCCGTGTCGCAGTGCTCGTCTACCGTTACCGGCAGCATGTGATCGACGTCTATGTGCGGCCGGCCGGGGAAGGGCCGGCGGCGCCGTACTCGACCGTGTCGCAGGGCTATGCGCTCGACCGCTGGAATGCGGCCGGAATGACGTGGTGGGCCGTGACCGACGCCGAGCCGTCGGCACTTGCAGCGTTCAAGACGGCACTGAACGCGCGCCTTGCCGCGCCGCCGCGCACCGAGTGA
- a CDS encoding asparaginase, translating to MNTPHFASVSPPALPRIAVLATGGTIAGAAPDAASTAGYQAGALGVNFLVDAVPALASVARIDAEQIASIDSKDLALPLWNTLAARIDALMADPAVDGIVITHGTDTLEETAYALHLVVRGDKPVVLTAAMRPATALSSDGPLNLLNAVTVAAHPSARGQGVLVAFNNRIHGARDVVKTSTYAVDAFQSPELGALGWVQDGRVEFARRVTRSRDAQLAMLNAWPAVEVVASYAGVTRTAVDALVAAGVQGLVVAGTGNGSIHATLQAALADAASAGVAVVRASRVGSGHVMKNGAACDDALGFVSAGSLGPYKARVLLMLALANGIGARDDLQRLFDTY from the coding sequence ATGAATACTCCGCACTTCGCTTCCGTTTCGCCGCCGGCCCTGCCGCGCATCGCCGTGCTCGCCACCGGCGGCACGATTGCCGGTGCCGCGCCCGACGCGGCCAGCACGGCCGGCTACCAGGCCGGCGCGCTCGGCGTCAATTTCCTGGTCGACGCGGTGCCGGCGCTCGCGTCCGTCGCGCGCATCGACGCCGAGCAGATCGCCAGCATCGACAGCAAGGATCTCGCGCTGCCGCTGTGGAACACGCTCGCCGCGCGGATCGACGCGCTGATGGCCGACCCGGCGGTCGACGGTATCGTGATCACCCACGGTACCGATACGCTCGAGGAAACCGCGTATGCGCTGCACCTGGTCGTCAGGGGCGACAAGCCGGTCGTGCTGACGGCCGCGATGCGGCCGGCGACCGCGCTGTCGTCCGACGGCCCGCTGAACCTGCTGAATGCGGTGACGGTGGCCGCGCATCCGTCGGCGCGCGGGCAGGGCGTGCTGGTCGCGTTCAACAACCGTATCCACGGCGCGCGCGACGTCGTGAAGACGAGCACCTATGCGGTCGACGCGTTCCAGTCGCCGGAACTCGGCGCGCTCGGCTGGGTGCAGGACGGCCGGGTCGAATTCGCGCGCCGCGTCACGCGTTCGCGCGACGCGCAACTGGCGATGCTTAATGCATGGCCGGCGGTCGAGGTTGTCGCCAGCTATGCGGGCGTGACGCGGACGGCCGTCGACGCGCTCGTCGCGGCCGGTGTGCAAGGTCTCGTCGTCGCGGGCACCGGCAACGGCTCGATCCATGCGACGCTGCAGGCGGCGCTGGCCGATGCGGCGAGTGCAGGCGTCGCGGTGGTGCGCGCGTCGCGCGTCGGGTCGGGGCACGTGATGAAGAACGGCGCGGCCTGCGACGATGCGCTCGGATTCGTGAGCGCGGGTTCGCTGGGTCCGTACAAGGCGCGCGTGCTGCTGATGCTCGCGCTCGCGAACGGAATCGGCGCGCGCGACGATCTGCAGCGTTTGTTCGACACCTACTGA
- the gcl gene encoding glyoxylate carboligase, with product MAKMRAVDAAVLVLEKEGIQTAFGVPGAAINPFYSAMRKSGGISHVLARHVEGASHMAEGFTRAAPGNIGVCIGTSGPAGTDMITGLYSASADSIPILAITGQAPRARLYKEDFQAVDIESIAKPVTKWAVTVREPALVPRVFQQAFHLMRSGRPGPVLVDLPIDVQLAEIEFDIDTYEPLPVYKPAATRAQIEKALAMLNDADKPLIVSGGGVLNAAAEDLLVQFAETLGVPVIPTLMSWGAIPDDHPLMAGMVGLQTSHRYGNATMLASDFVLGIGNRWANRHTGSVEVYTKGRKFVHVDIEPTQIGRVFGPDLGIVSDAKAALELFVAVAREWKAAGKLKDRSAWVAECQARKRTLQRKTHFDNVPVKPQRVYEEMNKVFGRDTCYVSTIGLSQIAAAQFLHVFKARNWINCGQAGPLGWTIPAALGVRAADPSRPIVALSGDYDFQFMIEELAAGAQFKLPYVHVVVNNSYLGLIRQAQRAFDMDYCVQLAFDNVNAPELNGYGVDHVAVAEGLGCKALRVFKPEEIEPALRQAQTLAEEFSVPVVVEVILERVTNISMGTEIDAINEFEDLAEKAEHAPTAISMLD from the coding sequence ATGGCCAAGATGAGAGCCGTCGACGCAGCTGTGCTCGTGCTCGAGAAGGAAGGCATCCAGACCGCGTTCGGCGTGCCGGGTGCAGCGATCAACCCGTTCTACTCGGCGATGCGCAAGTCCGGCGGCATCAGCCACGTGCTGGCCCGCCACGTCGAAGGCGCGTCGCACATGGCCGAGGGCTTCACGCGTGCGGCCCCGGGCAACATCGGCGTGTGCATCGGCACGTCGGGCCCGGCCGGCACCGACATGATCACCGGTCTCTACTCCGCATCCGCCGACTCGATCCCGATCCTCGCGATCACGGGCCAGGCGCCGCGCGCACGCCTGTACAAGGAAGACTTCCAGGCCGTCGACATCGAATCGATCGCAAAGCCCGTCACCAAGTGGGCCGTCACCGTGCGCGAACCGGCGCTGGTGCCGCGGGTGTTCCAGCAGGCATTCCACCTGATGCGCTCGGGCCGTCCGGGCCCGGTGCTGGTCGACCTGCCGATCGACGTGCAGCTCGCCGAAATCGAATTCGACATCGATACCTATGAACCGCTGCCGGTCTACAAGCCCGCGGCCACCCGCGCGCAGATCGAGAAGGCGCTCGCGATGCTCAACGACGCGGACAAGCCGCTGATCGTGTCGGGCGGCGGCGTACTCAACGCCGCGGCCGAAGACCTGCTCGTCCAGTTCGCCGAAACGCTCGGCGTGCCGGTGATCCCGACGCTGATGTCGTGGGGCGCGATTCCGGACGACCACCCGCTGATGGCCGGCATGGTCGGCCTGCAGACGTCGCACCGCTACGGCAACGCGACGATGCTCGCGTCCGACTTCGTGCTGGGCATCGGCAACCGCTGGGCGAACCGACACACGGGCAGCGTCGAGGTCTATACGAAGGGCCGCAAGTTCGTGCACGTCGACATCGAGCCGACGCAGATCGGCCGCGTGTTCGGCCCGGATCTCGGCATCGTGTCCGACGCAAAGGCCGCCCTCGAGCTGTTCGTCGCGGTCGCCCGGGAATGGAAGGCCGCCGGCAAGCTGAAGGACCGCAGCGCATGGGTCGCGGAATGCCAGGCACGCAAGCGCACGCTGCAGCGCAAGACGCACTTCGACAACGTGCCGGTCAAGCCCCAGCGCGTGTACGAAGAGATGAACAAGGTGTTCGGTCGCGATACCTGCTACGTCAGCACGATCGGCCTGTCGCAGATCGCCGCCGCGCAGTTCCTGCACGTGTTCAAGGCACGCAACTGGATCAACTGCGGCCAGGCCGGCCCGCTCGGCTGGACGATCCCCGCCGCGCTCGGCGTGCGTGCAGCCGACCCGAGCCGCCCGATCGTCGCGCTGTCCGGCGACTACGACTTCCAGTTCATGATCGAGGAGCTCGCAGCCGGCGCGCAATTCAAGCTGCCGTACGTGCACGTCGTCGTGAACAACTCGTACCTCGGCCTGATCCGCCAGGCGCAGCGTGCGTTCGACATGGACTACTGCGTGCAGCTCGCGTTCGACAACGTGAATGCGCCGGAGCTGAACGGTTATGGCGTCGACCACGTGGCCGTCGCGGAAGGCCTCGGCTGCAAGGCGCTGCGCGTGTTCAAGCCGGAAGAGATCGAGCCGGCGCTGCGCCAGGCGCAAACGCTCGCGGAAGAATTCAGCGTGCCGGTGGTCGTCGAAGTGATCCTCGAGCGCGTGACGAACATCTCGATGGGTACCGAAATCGACGCGATCAACGAATTCGAGGATCTCGCCGAAAAGGCCGAGCACGCACCGACCGCGATCTCGATGCTCGACTGA
- a CDS encoding LysR family transcriptional regulator yields the protein MDRFKQIETFVRVADAGSLAAAALEEGVSPVVLGRRIDALEKRLGVKLMYRSTRRLVVSEEGAAFLERCRGLLSEWDQAENELAAGRRAVSGHLIVSAPAAFGRKHVAPHAPGFLADKPEMQLSFNLTDRVVDLVREGYDLSIRIGGAVDPNFVAVKLASNRRVVCGTPGYFRQHGRPKSLDDLLRHNCLAFNLQGGQNRGWYFQRHGKIATMRVTGNLDCNDGELLHRWVAEGLGLGWRSTWEIAAQLETGELETVLDEYALPDYDILAVYPQQRYVPARVRYFIDYLRAAYARPGYWSTTP from the coding sequence ATGGATCGCTTCAAGCAGATCGAGACGTTCGTGCGCGTGGCCGATGCCGGCAGCCTCGCGGCGGCGGCGCTCGAGGAGGGCGTGTCGCCGGTCGTGCTCGGGCGCCGCATCGACGCGCTCGAGAAGCGGCTCGGCGTGAAGCTGATGTACCGCTCGACGCGGCGGCTGGTGGTCAGCGAGGAGGGCGCGGCGTTCCTCGAGCGCTGCCGCGGGCTGCTGTCCGAATGGGACCAGGCCGAGAACGAACTGGCCGCCGGGCGGCGCGCGGTCAGCGGGCACCTGATCGTGTCGGCGCCGGCCGCGTTCGGGCGCAAGCACGTCGCGCCGCACGCGCCGGGCTTTCTGGCCGACAAGCCCGAGATGCAGCTGTCGTTCAACCTGACCGACCGCGTCGTCGATCTCGTGCGCGAAGGCTACGACCTGTCGATCCGGATCGGCGGGGCCGTCGATCCGAACTTCGTCGCGGTGAAGCTTGCGTCGAACCGGCGCGTCGTGTGCGGTACACCCGGGTATTTCCGCCAGCACGGCCGGCCGAAGTCGCTCGACGACCTGCTCAGGCACAACTGCCTGGCGTTCAACCTGCAGGGCGGGCAGAACCGCGGCTGGTATTTCCAGCGCCACGGCAAGATCGCGACGATGCGCGTGACCGGCAACCTCGACTGCAACGACGGCGAGCTGCTGCACCGCTGGGTGGCCGAAGGCCTCGGCCTCGGCTGGCGCTCCACGTGGGAAATCGCCGCGCAGCTCGAGACGGGCGAGCTCGAGACCGTGCTCGACGAGTACGCGCTGCCCGACTACGACATCCTCGCGGTCTACCCGCAGCAGCGCTACGTGCCGGCGCGCGTGCGCTATTTCATCGACTACCTGCGCGCCGCGTATGCGCGCCCCGGTTACTGGAGCACCACGCCGTAG
- a CDS encoding PsiF family protein: MKIQSLVAAVLLGGMLASPAFAANSQQDKMKACNTQAAGKTGDERKAFMKDCLSAKPAKAMTQQEKMKACNTQATGKKGDDRKAFMKSCLSNQPAA; encoded by the coding sequence ATGAAAATCCAATCGCTCGTAGCCGCAGTGCTTCTCGGCGGCATGCTGGCTTCCCCCGCGTTCGCCGCGAACAGCCAGCAGGACAAGATGAAGGCCTGCAACACCCAGGCAGCCGGCAAGACGGGCGACGAACGCAAGGCGTTCATGAAGGACTGCCTGTCGGCGAAGCCCGCGAAGGCGATGACGCAGCAGGAAAAGATGAAGGCGTGCAACACGCAGGCCACCGGCAAGAAGGGCGACGACCGCAAGGCGTTCATGAAGAGCTGCCTGAGCAATCAGCCGGCTGCCTGA
- a CDS encoding RNA polymerase sigma factor, with protein sequence MGQSGRRVDERAVDDGGAAARGERFRALVLPHLDAAYNLARWLSGNAGDADDVVQDACMRALRFVDSCRGDNARPWLLTIVRHTWYTEWRRRTHAHEVALPDTLDGTESADDWHPEAEDPLAQLLRGEDVRLVNAALAKLPPEYREVLVLREMEDLSYREIAAIADVPVGTVMSRLARGRRKLAALLGGGARGAARKEAPQAGAASGGAPAGGTASEAIDGL encoded by the coding sequence GTGGGGCAATCCGGCCGGAGGGTCGACGAACGGGCGGTGGACGACGGCGGCGCGGCGGCACGCGGCGAGCGGTTTCGCGCGCTCGTGCTGCCGCATCTGGACGCCGCGTACAACCTCGCACGCTGGCTGAGCGGTAACGCCGGCGACGCGGACGACGTCGTCCAGGACGCGTGCATGCGCGCGTTGCGCTTCGTCGATTCGTGTCGCGGCGACAACGCGCGGCCGTGGCTGCTGACGATCGTGCGCCACACCTGGTACACCGAATGGCGGCGCCGCACGCATGCGCACGAGGTCGCGCTGCCCGACACGCTCGATGGAACGGAGTCGGCCGACGACTGGCACCCGGAGGCGGAAGATCCGCTTGCCCAGCTGCTGCGCGGCGAGGACGTACGGCTCGTGAATGCGGCACTCGCGAAGCTGCCACCCGAATACCGCGAGGTGCTGGTGCTGCGCGAGATGGAGGATCTGAGCTACCGCGAGATCGCGGCGATCGCGGACGTGCCGGTCGGCACGGTGATGTCGCGGCTCGCACGCGGCCGGCGCAAGCTCGCCGCGCTGCTCGGCGGCGGCGCGCGCGGCGCGGCCCGCAAGGAAGCGCCGCAGGCCGGCGCCGCGTCGGGCGGCGCGCCGGCGGGCGGAACCGCATCGGAGGCTATCGATGGACTGTAA